In the genome of Arachis hypogaea cultivar Tifrunner chromosome 9, arahy.Tifrunner.gnm2.J5K5, whole genome shotgun sequence, the window AGCTGTTGTGTCTCTGTTTATTACTGGTTAAGACAGCAAACAAAGCATGCACATAATAGAATTCAAACCCCTGACATTTACTTAAACGAACTAGTGAACTAACTACTAAACCAACCCAACTTGATTACTAGTTTGCATATTATTATCCTTGTATGTTAACTTCTTTGTAAATGTTGGGTCACAGTTCTTGCATGACATACATTTTCTCTTCACATATTTGGTATAGCATGGTACacaatcttatatcattttgaccataattgttgtacctctttggATGAAGGGAAGCACGAGAACAGATTAAAAACCAATCGCTTGAATGACAAATATAAATCACTGAAAATAATAAGAATATGTTTGAATTGTCAAGAATTAGAATTcactcaaaaataattttttatttcatgcTTTGAAACAAATAAATCATACCACATTTTCAAATCAATTATCGCAACAATCGTACTTAATATTTGAAATGTCCGTACACTGTACTTATAAATAAGTGTTCAATGAAAATAGttttatcaaagataaaattgttaaaaaagaTAATTCAATTCATTTAGAAGTCATCAAACTAAAGAATTGAATTCAATTCTCCTAATATATTAAATCATTTCAAACTATGCAAttgaatttcaaataaaaataaattcatttCTTAATAGAATTGAATTTTTTTCTCACGTTAAAAAACTTTTCGAACACGCCCGAGTAATTTCAAAATAAGCATGGAAATGCATCAAATACAAGTATGTTTATTTTCACAAATCTACAGAATCAAATACAACAATAACATCTATATATAGGGCATCCTAGTACACCGGATCAATGGGATTTGAAAAGAATAAATatatgcatccttaccccaaTTCTAAGCGGAGAGGCTGCTTTCAATTTTCACTGGTTGAATAATCCTCCTTATCAGAAGGTAATAACTTTTCTGCTACATCAAGACTCACCCTCTAAATACAACAATGTCAATAACCTCTGTTCATGAATTTATCTTCTGACCGAACCACCCCTTGAGGTCGTCCTTAGCTTTTTCCCAAACACAATTTGTAGGGCTGAACCAACCAATGGCCAACTTGTGGCAATGGCAATGTAAACAAGCAACCACGTTGACCATCGACTTTGTCGAGTTAACGGGCCTAGGTACGTTTTGAAAGGCGTTATTACATCATTTAGTACCGAGTCGTGTGCGCTACTCGTTTGAGCCATGCTAGAGGAACCTCCCTGCTTTGCATTAGCGACAGGATCATCTTTTTCATTAACTTTATCTTCTAGGACCTTGCCATGAGTACTATCCTCTTGTATTGCATGTAATTCTTCTACATTGTCAGTGCTTGGCTCATTGTTCAATGCAGCCACCATTCCGTCGTCCGTAACATTAACATAAGGGCCCTGATCAATCGACGTTACCAATGGTGTGCTTGGTTTAGAGATCTGCATCACCATTAACAGAGAAAACAGCAATTTTAGCCAGTAGAAATGCTAGTGTCTTGCTCCAAACTCCAAAGGGAATAtaaccttttcttttttctttttccaaccaGAACTAACTGATGTACATCTATGTAATATGAAAACAAGTATGacgtttttgtattaaaaatagatCAGTACAAGAGGATGAATAACCTATTAATTTGTATGATTAAATACATGATATTATCTTTACCTTCTTCTGCACGTGCATATATTCGCTAGAATGTAGCACATCAAGGAATTCATTCGTAGCTCTTACCCACCTGCAAGAGGGATTAAAGAATTGCCATGTAAAAATTCCTGTATGTTACAACTTAAACCAAGCAATAAAGGGATGATATCAAGTACTAACGCTTAAAAGAGATGAAAGAATTGGACCCTTAAAAACTGGTTGTTCCAATGAttgaaaatacaataaaaatcaatCACAACCTAAACTAACACAGCAAAAGTTAAATGATAGCTAACACAAATTACACTCCATCAAACCATCACAAGCAGAAGACATAAGATTGACATTGATGAATATCAACGCAAAACGTAGTTTATATTAAAGGATAAGCTTGATGAAAGTAACAAAAGATTGAAGAGTCAGATGTAAAAAATGAGTCACTTACCACAGCCTAGATCCAGTTATTCCTTCAAAGAAAGCCAGATGTCCTCCATGCTTTGGAGTAGCCAATACAATATTCTTATTTGCCCTAACAAGAGAATATTGCATTAAAAACTGAAGATATGGAACAGAAAGCAAATGATAATTAAAACCAAGCAAAACAATACAGTGGCATACCTGCATTCATCCCAGGGAATAGCTTCCTTAGTACAAACTGGATCATCCAGAGCACTAATACAGAGAAGTGGAATCGAAACAGATTGCACATAACTAGCACTGCTGCAGCGTCTATAGTAGGTATCGACCGTCTAAACagaaaattattttaagaaaCCAATAGGAGGTATAGGAAGAGATGAGACTCAAAAGAAAAGGTAGAAGATTAACAAATCTTAAGTGATATTTAAGTACCTCATATTTCCCAACAACGCGGGTAGCATGGTGATCAAAATCTCGAATAGAAAGTGACTGTAAATATATAGGTCACTGTAGACTTGACTAGCATAAAATTGGACTGATAGTAGTAGTATATACAGAATTAAAGAGAGGATGGCTACCTTTTCTATCCCTTCCCAATTAGCAAGCCGAGAAAAATGAGGCTGGTGCCTGCAGTGATTGACGGGGAAAATGTCAAATCAAGTCCAGTTATGTACTACAAAGAAACTTATCATCTGAGTATATGCCCGAATTATTCACCAAGTCTTAAGAACTAAAATGTAAGTTAGTACCACTGTCTGAAAATGAAGTATGATACACAGAAAATCAAGAGCTAATCAAGGATATACTTAAACTTAATTAAGAAGGTGCAAACATACAGTTTTGCATATCCTTTAAGTCCAAAAGCAAGTGCTCTATCATAAAACTTTTGCACACGCCTACGACTTATAAATCTGTCGCCTATCTGCAAACATAAAACAGGTAACATGACATCTACTTAAGATAGCATATCGGGAAAAACaacaaataatttaaactttCAACAAAACCTCATCAGTTATATCAAAGAGAATATGCACAACAAAATTTCAAACCTGAACCACACATAACTTGTATGCTAAAAGCCTAAAAGAACAACCTTAATCCAAAGTTCAGAATAATTTCTATCATGTTCCAATGCTTCCATACCAAAAATATCTTTAACTTCATCAGAAACGGCTGTCTTCCCTTTTCCCAATTTTCAATTCAATGTTAAAAGAATGAGAATAATTATATTGGGTCTAACTTCAGATGAAGCCTACATTACAGTGATTTTCCATGGCATGATATTAGCAGTAGCTCACACCATTCAGAGTCTAAGGTTAAAGAATCACTTTCAAATAAAAAAGTACCAACCAAAAGGTCCCAAGGAGAGCAAATAGCTACAGCCCCGGCTACAGGAAGATTCTCACCCTCCTCACCAAGATACTTTACctgaaaatattttttcaaatcaaACAGTGGAGTGCTGAAACCAGGTTCTTCCCACAAATGACACGATGTAGAATAAATCAATGATAATGTAAACTCCTAGGTGAATAGTAATTCAAAAGTAGATAGAGTATGTATCAATGATCATAGCATATCATGACAACAATCCAAAATTTTGAGCATGATCACCCTAAACCAATTTGATAAAGTAGGAATTATCAGGATAGGTCATAGTTTGGAAGAAATATGGACTAATTTGAAAAGCAAGAAATATCAACAGTAATTCAGTTGCTCCTAGGTCTTTGGTATAAATGGCACTAGAAGATGCATGTCATTATTTGAAATTTCTAGGTTTAGAGCATTTTAAGAATTGCATGTAATGGGAAGGCAGTTGATGTAAGAATTGCAAAAAGATTCAAGCAATGAATTTACCAGAACATTAGCTCCAATACTAGTACCAACAAGAAACAAAGGTGTCCTGGGGTGTTCATCGTGGAGATATTTAACCACCGTGCGGACATCCTCGGTCCATCCAGCATTGTAGAAACAATCAGACTggatcaatttaaattaaaagattgCATTAGTAAGGAAAGAAGACAAGAAAACTATTATAGCTTAGCATGTACATGAGATTTAGATTTACAAGAATATCAACATCCTAATAAAAGGAACAGGGGGAAAAAACAGAATGGCCATATTTTGCTGCTGTTGATCCCATGTTCTAAGGTTTTCTCATAACCTCTTTATAGTTTTCAAAAACAGTCCCTTCTCTATTTACTTGCACATTGATTAGCCCAAATCTCTCATCTAATGAGCTTACttggtcaattttaaaattattaattgactGATATTTGGTAGGGTGCTGAGCTTACAATTGGTAGATATATAATAACTATTCATATGATGTCATCTAATAAGTTAAGACTATGTTATAATATAGAATAATGGAGGGAGTGGCAAGGAAGGGAGTGTCTTTTATTACTAAAAGTgtgcttgtgagtgattttaaAGGTGGGAGTGGAGTGGCTCCAAAGGCAAACCTTATCTCTTCCTTGTCACACAAGCTCTCAAGGAAGGAATGATTACAGTTTTGTTTCATTCCCTCATCAAAGTAGTTATATGTCCAGATATAAGGATGGTCTATTCTATTGAGCCAATCCCTTCCATCCTCTATGAAACTCCCAAACATAGCCTAAGAATTTAGGTTGATTTAGATGTGCAAGGGCAACTGCATATAGCCGTGAATGAGTCTACTAAAGCTTTCAAGTTATGTATTCAAAGCATATCCACATTGTTATTGTTAATCAATATATATTTCCAGCTTGCAGAATAACTAACCGTGATTGAAACGCCTCCCAGTCCTCGGTGGTTACTGATAACTATGTTCCATCCACACTTTGCTGTATGATATGCAAGATGTTTGAGATACTAACAGAGAGAAaacgaagaaagaaaattaaactatAAGATGTCAGTATAATATAAATGAATCTCCTAATAAAAAAAGAAGTGAAAATTAGGAATTTAAAACATTTCATAAGGGTACAGAGGAACATCTAATATAGATGATGCctaacaaaagaaacataaaTGATAGTGCAGTCAGTCAATAGTACCCACTATGCTTCTCCATTTTGACAAATATCATTTAGGGAAActtgtttctagtttttagtgcTTCTTTTTTTCAGCAATAACACCTTAGCATATGCAATGCATCAAATGTGAACCTGGTATTGTCTTTGTTTCAATTCTTGTTAGCTTGAACTATAGGGAGATCAAATGTCAATAAGGTCATCATTTGAGATTTTAACGTCCCTAGTCCCCACCCTTCAGTTGAAACACTTACATGGCAATGGCAAGGCAGCACTTTTTGAGGACCTTAATGAGCGTAATGTAGTATTTGAGGTGTTTTAGTAAAATATGTAAAGTTTTATTTGAAGCATAATAAAAGAGGAAATATAATAACATATGCTCTCAATTTGGGAAAAATGAAGGACCTCAAACTAAAACCCAATTGATAACACAGTGACGTCCTATTAGTACATGTCTTGCAATGTAGTAATAATAAATGCTATTACAATACCAAAACACAAGCCTTTGGCATAACAGCCAGATAGCCACCAGAATGCGAAGTTTCAACCAATGCTATAACTAAAAAGACAAGGATAAAACACCCAGAGATCACAAGCCCTTGAACTTACAGCAGATGAAGAGTCACTTGTTAGACCAGGAATCACTACAACAATGGGAGTCGATTCATCTAAAAAAACATCATTCGTACGAAGAACATCACCAGAAACTGCAAAGTGACGTGACACAAAAATCAGAAAGATAAACTTGGGGGGAGGATGTCTTAGGCTGAAGACTTTCCAAACTAAATGAATACTTCATACATACCATCAGAACTTGTTAACCAGTCCAAAGCTATGGTTCCACCATCAGGAGTATTAAACAGTTGTCTGAAAAATGATATATGGGCAGTTGTTAGATGAAGCCATTAATAAATTGAGACATTACTAAGATGTATATGGAGGGAAAAGGGGGGCGGGTGGGGGAATGGCTTGAAACATGTGTAATTATGCCCCCTCAACTAACACCAGAATACAAAAGGAAAGGGAAACAACTGGAAGAACATAAGCTTCATAACATAGAGGATTCAGCATGGTATATCTTTCAGCAATCACAACACAATGATAGATTCAAAAAGTAATGCATCACAATGAAAAGTGAGTATCATTATGAAACAGTGTAGTAATAAGCTTTTATAACACGGATATTTCACCCCAATTATGAGAAAGATACACCCAACATTTCTCTACTActactacaacaacaacaacaacaattcaataGCCCAAAGAAAGGCATGAAGAATGACCTTCTGTAACTGAAACGCGGAGGCCTGCCGAAGAAATTCAAGAAACAAGTCTGAACATGCGGACTCGCCAACCACGGCGTCGCCAAATACCTGTTTTCAcatcacaaaacaagaaacagCAAAATCATCAACACTCAAGTGGAAACAAACAAGTATAAGACTATTGTCACGAATTGTTATATATGAAGAAAAGCAAAGAAGCAAAGCAAGGACCTGCCATGAAGGATGCGGCACTTGGAGACAACGGCTTCGTAGATTATCGAGGAGGGATGGTAGGTGAGGTGGATGGGATCACCGGCGAATCCGGAGAAGAGGTCTTGAAGGAAATGGCACTCGATGAAGTTGTAGAGGAAGGTGATTAGGGAGATGGCGGCGGCGATGAGGTAGTGCGAGACCGGGATGAGGGAGAGAGATCGGAGGAGGAGGCGGTACGCATTGCAGGGCGAGTCCGGCGGCGAATCGAGACGGAAGGAGCAATCACCGAACCACTCCATGGAAACGGAATTGTTGTTCTGCGACTGCGATGACGGAGCTTACGGTGTTTTCTTGTGTTGGGAAATGGGAACTCCAGGGTGTAGTGACGAGAGCATGGCGTCACCGATGACTTTGGATCTGCCACGTGGCTTTTCGTTCAACCAGTGCTGCTGCCTAATTATGACgacctttctctctttttcttctctcatTGTTGCTCGTTAGTTTCGGTTAATCACCATGGGATCAAATCTTGTGATTATTTCCAGAACCAGAAATTTTATAAGAGGgggccaattaaatataaaatataacaaaaaattaataaaatatgatttgtagcatatatatcaaaaaagtaattatattatataaaaatcaatgttCAACTACATACTAAAACTTTATGGTCCAAACTTTATGTATGCTCTACGAATTTCATCTTGTTGATTGATAGGATAATTCCAAATTTGCGGACGCTTTCCGGGATCACGCATCAATGTATCAATATTAACTTGATCTATTTCAGTCCTTGCTATTTTGGAAGCAGGGGTTGAATATCTTGCTCAACAAGTTGTGTCACAGgttgttcaataatattttgaacattactcaaataatctgaagctgaattttgttcatcatatattctctcttttctcttgaaaaatgagtgaattgttttcatctttgacatttttaacttaacttgaactatctaacaaaaaaaaaacaaaaataattgcatatatattattttcttaaaaaaatattaaacctattgagcaataacaaataattttagaaacacaaatatataataaccaaaaataaagttattgatttacctgattattttttgttccaagtctcacaaaaaaataattctattgagttttgtcctcacttcaatctttgaacactgtccattataaaaaaaaataaattaattattttaaataaataatgtaaataatacttgacattgtcattaacttaaaaaaaattgaaatatacctctttgaatctttgttgtgcattgaatggttaatattttgttgttcacttctcttcaatgatttttcttcatatgtcttgttttggtatggaaagaaaattaaaatgagaagagtagaagaccaaaagtttgggaatcactaaaagagagagaaaagtgatgctatgcctatgatagtttgaaataaatatttgaaaaatgtactagggttactttaattaatagtatgggtttgggctagtataatagaaccatttttattaattattagaatgagctatttgttaacaagaacaacaataattcaaatatccAATACATAGTGcagtttttagttattttaatttataaaattttgtaacttatatttttttaatattatatataaaaaaatttaatattattaattattactatttactatttttttaaaaaaaatttgggggggaccatggccaccttaggtCCCCCGTGGATCCGCCACTGATTATTTCTTTTAGGATTTcattaaaatatttcttttagatGCGTATTAAGATTGTCAATGgagaatatttaattaaaatatagttttataacatatattaaaattagtaattgaaaaagttttattaaaaaaattaaaaacaataataagTTTGACATTTACTTAAAGGGACAAATTAATCCATAACGCGCACGATTGGAACGCTTTTTGAGTTTTTTCAGAGAAATAAATATTTGACCCGaataatgtatttttttcttcacctACGCGTtgcttttataatatataaacaaGTAATTAACCTCTTCTGGAAATACGTGGTTGAGGGGTAGGCAATGGGTGGCAAACTGGCAATGGTGGGTGAAATATGGATTCAGAATCAAAATCAAACTgaactattttttaaaagaaaaaatcaattTTAGGTACATAAAAATTCAAACCGTGTTACATTTATTTTGTGGTTTGGAATAGAAATCCATTAAATCCAACTCATAACTAGATAGATTCAAATTGAAAATCAAGCGAATAAGATTCGTTTGGAAACaccaaaaagttattttttattttttatttataaaaagttatattaatagtgtttggtataattttttagataaatttttaattttttaaaaagttatttaagagttttttaaaaagatatttaaaagcttttaaaaaagttaaaaaatgtgacttctcctattttcaaaaactattttatcaCTCCTATTTAATGCACGATTTTAAAACAAGGACTTCTAaagggctggaagtgagccgagctgaACCGAGCTAGACCAAACTTAAACTCGGCTCACCAAAATTGAGCttgactcattaacaatcgagcatATTTCTTAAGCTTAAACTCAGCTCAccgaaagctcacgagctggctcaaataatagaaacataaacacaaaatctataattt includes:
- the LOC112712557 gene encoding uncharacterized protein isoform X2; amino-acid sequence: MEWFGDCSFRLDSPPDSPCNAYRLLLRSLSLIPVSHYLIAAAISLITFLYNFIECHFLQDLFSGFAGDPIHLTYHPSSIIYEAVVSKCRILHGRYLATPWLASPHVQTCFLNFFGRPPRFSYRRQLFNTPDGGTIALDWLTSSDVSGDVLRTNDVFLDESTPIVVVIPGLTSDSSSAYLKHLAYHTAKCGWNIVISNHRGLGGVSITSDCFYNAGWTEDVRTVVKYLHDEHPRTPLFLVGTSIGANVLIGDRFISRRRVQKFYDRALAFGLKGYAKLHQPHFSRLANWEGIEKSLSIRDFDHHATRVVGKYETVDTYYRRCSSASYVQSVSIPLLCISALDDPVCTKEAIPWDECRANKNIVLATPKHGGHLAFFEGITGSRLWWVRATNEFLDVLHSSEYMHVQKKISKPSTPLVTSIDQGPYVNVTDDGMVAALNNEPSTDNVEELHAIQEDSTHGKVLEDKVNEKDDPVANAKQGGSSSMAQTSSAHDSVLNDVITPFKTYLGPLTRQSRWSTWLLVYIAIATSWPLVGSALQIVFGKKLRTTSRGGSVRR
- the LOC112712557 gene encoding embryogenesis-associated protein EMB8 isoform X1, whose translation is MEWFGDCSFRLDSPPDSPCNAYRLLLRSLSLIPVSHYLIAAAISLITFLYNFIECHFLQDLFSGFAGDPIHLTYHPSSIIYEAVVSKCRILHGRYLATPWLASPHVQTCFLNFFGRPPRFSYRRQLFNTPDGGTIALDWLTSSDVSGDVLRTNDVFLDESTPIVVVIPGLTSDSSSAYLKHLAYHTAKCGWNIVISNHRGLGGVSITSDCFYNAGWTEDVRTVVKYLHDEHPRTPLFLVGTSIGANVLVKYLGEEGENLPVAGAVAICSPWDLLIGDRFISRRRVQKFYDRALAFGLKGYAKLHQPHFSRLANWEGIEKSLSIRDFDHHATRVVGKYETVDTYYRRCSSASYVQSVSIPLLCISALDDPVCTKEAIPWDECRANKNIVLATPKHGGHLAFFEGITGSRLWWVRATNEFLDVLHSSEYMHVQKKISKPSTPLVTSIDQGPYVNVTDDGMVAALNNEPSTDNVEELHAIQEDSTHGKVLEDKVNEKDDPVANAKQGGSSSMAQTSSAHDSVLNDVITPFKTYLGPLTRQSRWSTWLLVYIAIATSWPLVGSALQIVFGKKLRTTSRGGSVRR